A stretch of Bos indicus x Bos taurus breed Angus x Brahman F1 hybrid chromosome 17, Bos_hybrid_MaternalHap_v2.0, whole genome shotgun sequence DNA encodes these proteins:
- the SDS gene encoding L-serine dehydratase/L-threonine deaminase, with amino-acid sequence MLQGGIKPRPVNTWDNSEDTLTPPTLHVCGPAIQWVHLDHLQSIPPLPEAQTRSSSPFSAMMSGRPLHMETPVRDSMTLSKVAGTTVYLKLDSAQPSGSFKIRGIGHLCKMWAERGCEHFVCSSAGNAGMAAAYAARKLGIPSTIVVPSTTPALTIQRLKNEGATVKVVGETLDEAIRVAKDLEKNNSGWVYVPPFDDPLIWEGHSSIVKELKETMTEKPGAIVLAVGGGGLLCGVVQGLAEVGWRDVPVITMETIGAESFHASTKAGKLVTLPCITSVAKALGVTTVAAQAMKVYREHPIFSEVVSDQEAVAALEKFVDDEKILVEPACGAALAAVYSNVIQKLQGEGKLRTPLSSLVVIVCGGSNISLAQLVELKKQLGMDGLSQ; translated from the exons ATGCTCCAGGGGGGAATAAAGCCCCGACCCGTTAACACCTGGGACAATTCTGAAGACACACTTACCCCTCCTACACTTCATGTCTGTGGACCGGCTATCCAGTGGGTCCATCTAGACCATCTCCAGTCTATTCCTCCTTTGCCTGAGGCTCAGACGCGCAGCTCTTCACCTTTCTCTG cAATGATGTCAGGAAGACCCTTGCACATGGAAACTCCGGTCCGTGACAGCATGACTCTGTCTAAAGTGGCTGGCACCACGGTCTATCTCAAGCTAGACAGTGCCCAGCCCTCCGGCTCCTTCAAGATCCGGGGCATCGGACACCtctgcaaaatg TGGGCCGAGCGGGGCTGCGAGCATTTCGTCTGCTCCTCAG CGGGCAATGCAGGCATGGCAGCCGCCTATGCTGCCAGGAAGCTGGGCATCCCCTCCACGATTGTCGTGCCCAGCACCACGCCTGCCCTCACCATCCAGCGGCTCAAGAATGAGGGCGCCACGGTCAAAGTGGTGGGTGAG ACATTGGATGAGGCCATCAGAGTGGCCAAGGACCTGGAGAAAAACAACTCAGGCTGGGTCTATGTCCCCCCCTTTGACGACCCCCTCATCTG ggaaggcCACTCTTCCATCGTGAAGGAGCTGAAGGAGACGATGACCGAAAAGCCAGGGGCCATCGTGCTGGCAGTAGGGGGCGGAGGCCTCTTGTGCGGAGTGGTTCAGGGGCTGGCAGAGGTGGGCTGGAGGGACGTGCCCGTCATCACCATGGAGACCATCGGAGCAGAGAGCTTCCACGCTTCCACCAAGGCCGGCAAGCTCGTCACCCTGCCCTGCATTACCAG TGTTGCCAAAGCCCTGGGCGTGACCACCGTGGCAGCGCAGGCTATGAAGGTTTATCGGGAACATCCCATTTTCTCTGAAGTTGTCTCGGACCAGGAAGCTGTGGCCGCTCTTGAGAAGTTTGTGG ATGATGAGAAGATCCTGGTGGAGCCTGCCTGTGGGGCCGCCCTGGCCGCCGTCTACAGCAACGTGATTCAGAAGCTGCAAGGAGAGGGGAAACTCCGCACCCCGCTGTCCTCCCTCGTGGTCATTGTCTGTGGGGGCAGCAACATCAGCCTGGCGCAGCTGGTGGAGCTCAAGAAGCAGCTGGGCATGGACGGGCTGTCCCAGTGa